In Pseudomonas sp. p1(2021b), the genomic window TGCCGAGGTCAGGCGCGGCCAGTCGTCGTCGTCCAGTTGGCCGGAACGCACCTTGGTCTGGTCGATACGGCCCAGGGACGACAGCATACGCATGACCAGCGACTCACCTGGCATCTCGAGGGAGAACACCAGCACCGCCTTGTCGGTACGCAGCACGGCGTTTTCCACCAGGTTCATGGCGAAGGTGGTCTTGCCCATCGACGGGCGGCCCGCGACGATGATCAGGTCGGCGGGCTGCAGGCCACTGGTCTTCTCGTCCAGGTCGGTGAAACCGGTGGAAACGCCCGTGATGTCGCTGTCGGAGTTGAACAGCGTGTCGATCCGGTCGATCGCCATGGTCAACAGCTCGTTGACCCCTACCGGCCCGCCGGTTTTCGGACGGGCTTCAGCGATCTGGAAGATCTGCCGCTCGGCATCGTCGAGGATCTCTTCGGCACTGCGCCCTTGCGGGTTGAAGGCGTTGTCCGCGATATCGGTACTGATACTGATCAGTTGGCGCAAGGTGGCACGCTCGCGAATGATCGCGGCGTAAGCCTTGATGTTCGCCACCGACGGGGTGTTCTTGGCCAGCTCGGCCAGGTAGGCCAGGCCACCGACCTGGCTCGACAGCCCTTCCTTGTCCAGCTGCTCATGCAGGGTGACCACGTCGAACGGCTGGTTGGCGTCGGCGAGCTTGTGCACGGCACGGAAGATCAGGCGGTGGTCATGCCGGTAGAAATCGCCATCCGACACCTGGTCCAGCACCCGCTCCCAGGCGTTGTTGTCCAGCAGCAGGCCACCGAGCACGGCCTGTTCGGCCTCGATGGAATGCGGCGGCACCTTCAGGGCAGCGGTCTGCAGGTCGAGCTGTTCGGGGGTGGTGATCTCGTTCATGGCCACGAAAGAATTCTGGAGGATGAAAAAGACAAAGGGCACGGCCTGTGAAAGACAGGACCGTGCCCGATGTTAACCGGCGAGCCCATCAAGGGCTAGCCAGTCAGTGCAGCTTAGGCAGCTACGACGACCACGCGTACGGTGGCTTCGACGTCGCTGTGCAGGTGCACGGCTACGTCGTATTCGCCAACCTGGCGGATGGTGCCGTTCGGCAGACGAACTTCAGCCTTGGCCACTTCAACGCCGGAAGCGGTCAGGGCGTCAGCGATGTCGTGGGTGCCGATCGAACCGAACAGCTTGCCTTCGTCACCGGCGGTGGCAGTGATGGTCACTTCCAGCTCGGCCAGTTGGGCAGCACGGCTTTCAGCCGAAGCTTTACGGTCGGCAGCGGCCTTTTCCAGCTCGGCGCGACGTTCTTCGAACGCAGCCAGGTTGGCGGCGTTGGCAACGACAGCCTTGCCGAAAGGCAGCAGGAAGTTACGGCCGTAACCACCTTTAACTTTTACTTTGTCGCCCAGG contains:
- the dnaB gene encoding replicative DNA helicase, with protein sequence MNEITTPEQLDLQTAALKVPPHSIEAEQAVLGGLLLDNNAWERVLDQVSDGDFYRHDHRLIFRAVHKLADANQPFDVVTLHEQLDKEGLSSQVGGLAYLAELAKNTPSVANIKAYAAIIRERATLRQLISISTDIADNAFNPQGRSAEEILDDAERQIFQIAEARPKTGGPVGVNELLTMAIDRIDTLFNSDSDITGVSTGFTDLDEKTSGLQPADLIIVAGRPSMGKTTFAMNLVENAVLRTDKAVLVFSLEMPGESLVMRMLSSLGRIDQTKVRSGQLDDDDWPRLTSAVNLLNDRKLFIDDTAGISPSEMRARTRRLAREHGEIALIMVDYLQLMQIPGSAGDNRTNEISEISRSLKALAKEFNCPVIALSQLNRSLEQRPNKRPVNSDLRESGAIEQDADVIMFVYRDEVYHPETEHKGVAEIIIGKQRNGPIGFVRLAFIGKYTRFENLAPGMYNFDDDE
- the rplI gene encoding 50S ribosomal protein L9, whose translation is MELILLEKVANLGNLGDKVKVKGGYGRNFLLPFGKAVVANAANLAAFEERRAELEKAAADRKASAESRAAQLAELEVTITATAGDEGKLFGSIGTHDIADALTASGVEVAKAEVRLPNGTIRQVGEYDVAVHLHSDVEATVRVVVVAA